attgtTATTTCTTTTGAATATGtaaatttgactagttaatgagactctTTTAAAGTTTGAGgagaggacacacacttcctccaaatcctttcaaaatataTGAAAGGTGGGCTATATAAAtagaaattgaattgaacactTACCATGAGAATCGCACAAACCGCCCACTTCAACTTTAGCATCAGGCTTATTTGACCAAGAAAATGGACACAGCGGCTCATCTAACGGTAACATGAAGTTATTTCCTGATCTAGTTGAAACGTCTGACCTGTTTTTTCCACAGTTTTGGCTCAGAGAGGTTTCCTGAGGGAGAGACCCTTCATCAACTACCTGAAGTACCTGCTGTACTGGAAGGAGCCAGACTACGCTAAGTTCCTCAAGTAAGAGGGCGTCCCTGGAAGTTCTTGATGAACTCTCGTGATATTGTGTGTGCATCTGGCCAACGTCGGCTCCTCCCTTTCAGGTATCCTCATTGCTTGCacatgctggagctgctgcagtacgAACACTTCAGGAAGGAGCTGGTCAACGCTCAGTGCGCCAAGTTCATcgacgagcagcagctgctgcactggcaGCACTACTCACGGAAACGCACCCGGCTACAGCAGGCGCTGGctgagcagcaacaacagcaggcgCTGCCGCACGGCAACGCCGTCAGcaagtgatgatgtcatcatgaCTGTCCACAGAACTGAGTGTGGACTGTAGTTGGAGTTGCTGAGTTTAAGCGTACTGGGACATCTCACTGAGCCCTGAAAAGGTGGATGGGTtcagcagaaccacagaactGTTGCACAGTTACAGAAACAACCATTCGCCTTAAGTGTTTGATTAAATGAAACTTGGGTAATTTTCACAAGAAACACTTAATATAGAAAACAACcactttaaaacaaaaagagggatttttttatgaatttctgacaTGCGGTAGGTTCTGAGTTACAGTGGTGGAACCTTTTGAGTTTTgagaggaggttggaggagcAGCACTACCAGACCAGGGCTTAATTTGATCCAGGAACTGGAATGACTGCAGATGTTGCCTAAATTCTGGATGATATTTCTCATAATAAATCATTATTTCTCTGGCATTTGGGCTGCTTTTTGAACTGTGTTTAATGTATTGTACTAAGCTAGACTATTTTTTAACTTTGGTGTCTTGGATCAAATACCGACATGCTGCTGTCCAGCTTTTATTCTCGCTCCGCATGTAAAAACTGCTTTTAATCTGAAGGAGTCGTATCGGAAATTGAAAGTTTAACGTTCCGTGAAAGTTTCTTAACGAGTCGACACAGAAGAAGTTATGACGTGAGTCGTCGTCTTTACAGAATCACCGCCCGGAACGAAACGGACGGTGAGAACGGTTTCCTATTATTGGTTATAAAACCGAATCGTGTGTAAAAGTCTAAATCAGTTGCTTTTGCACGTAGCTATACTTCGTCAATCTTCCCGGTTGGTTCCATGAGTTCAGGGTTGAACGCAGTGAGGTTTGAGGAATGGCGTCTACCTTCAGCTGGTTCGACCTATGGACTGTTCTAAACGACGGCGGAAACGCGACTGTTAAAAACCTCCAACGTTCAACGTTATGAGTTGCGTTAGTCTCTGTTCACATGTCAGTATTGTTTATAGGCTGCTGGAATCGCAGGCCTCTGAGCAACAAGGCCGTTGTTTGAGTTGGTCTGACACGACCAGCTGTTATTGTCCCTGAACGCCCCACGCTAGATCCAGAGACTAacgtggtgcgttcagggacagcTGGTCCTCGCCTCCCACAGACCCAGGCCCTGCCACAGCTCTCGCTCTGCTTCCCCTCAGCATCATGTTGCAGCGGGTCGCAGTGGTCGGTGCCGGGGCTGCCGGCCTCTGTGCAGCGAGACACATCCTGGCCCGCCCAAACAGGTTCTGGCCTCCAGTAGTGTTCGAGCTCAGCGACCACGTCGGTGGGACGTGGTGTTACGATGAGCGCGCTGGGATGTTGGACGACAAGCAAGTTCACAGCAGCATGTACAGAGACCTGAGGTGTGTTGGGATGCGGCTCTAACCTAAAGCAGGGAGTCACTGAGGTAGTTCACATCCCTGACCTCCTGCAGGACCAACCTCCCCAAGGAGGTGATGATGTTCCCTGATTTTCCCTTTGACTCCGGGCTGAACAGCTTCCT
This Betta splendens chromosome 14, fBetSpl5.4, whole genome shotgun sequence DNA region includes the following protein-coding sequences:
- the med31 gene encoding mediator of RNA polymerase II transcription subunit 31; protein product: METDEQARNRFQAELEFVQCLANPNYLNFLAQRGFLRERPFINYLKYLLYWKEPDYAKFLKYPHCLHMLELLQYEHFRKELVNAQCAKFIDEQQLLHWQHYSRKRTRLQQALAEQQQQQALPHGNAVSK